The Heteronotia binoei isolate CCM8104 ecotype False Entrance Well chromosome 14, APGP_CSIRO_Hbin_v1, whole genome shotgun sequence genome has a window encoding:
- the INSM1 gene encoding LOW QUALITY PROTEIN: insulinoma-associated protein 1 (The sequence of the model RefSeq protein was modified relative to this genomic sequence to represent the inferred CDS: inserted 2 bases in 1 codon; deleted 1 base in 1 codon), which translates to MPRGFLVKRSRRATPLSYRARPCCCPPLPPPACCAPPPGKPRRPRRRPPLLPPPPPPAGDLQLWAASRSPPKRAPPAAGTSSSRKAKTAAARKLHFDDEVTTSPVLGLRIKEGSXPPPPAAPAAAAAAPLGEFICQLCKERYPDPLGLAQHKCSRIVRVEYRCPECDKLFSCPANLASHRRWHKPRPAAAAPPPPAAPERDSPSPGPGEPPPDELACPSCAKRFRRPSALRKHLPVHQQQPEAPPGEADEAGGDGGHPCPVCGEPFPSKSGQERHLRLLHAAHAFPCKHCPAAFYSSPGLTRHINKCHPSENRQVILLQLPLRPAC; encoded by the exons ATGCCCCGCGGCTTCCTGGTGAAGAGGAGCCGCCGAGCGACGCCCCTCTCGTACCGCGCGCGGCCCTGCTGCTGCCCGCCGCTGCCCCCGCCCGCCTGCTGCGCGCCGCCCCCCGGCAAGCCCCGACGGCCCCGACGCCGCCCG CCgctcctgccgccgccgccgccgcccgccgGGGACCTCCAGCTCTGGGCCGCCAGCCGCAGCCCCCCCAAGCGCGCCCCGCCCGCCGCcggcaccagcagcagccgcaaggCCAAGACGGCGGCCGCCCGCAAGCTCCACTTCGACGATGAGGTGACCACGTCGCCCGTGCTGGGCCTGCGCATCAAGGAGGGCTC CCCGCCGccccccgccgcccccgccgccgccgccgccgccccgctGGGCGAGTTCATCTGCCAGCTGTGCAAGGAGCGCTACCCGGACCCGCTGGGCCTGGCCCAGCACAAGTGCTCCCGCATCGTCCGCGTCGAGTACCGCTGC CCCGAGTGCGACAAGCTCTTCAGCTGCCCCGCCAACCTCGCCTCGCACCGCCGCTGGCACAAGCCCcggcccgccgccgccgccccgccGCCCCCCGCCGCCCCCGAGCGCGACTCGCCCAGCCCCGGCCCCGGAGAGCCGCCCCCCGACGAGCTCGCCTGCCCCAGCTGCGCCAAGCGCTTCCGACGCCCCAGCGCCCTGCGCAAGCACCTGCCCGTCCACCAGCAGCAGCCCGAGGCGCCCCCCGGCGAGGCCGACGAAGCGGGCGGCGACGGGGGCCACCCGTGCCCGGTGTGCGGCGAGCCCTTCCCCAGCAAGAGCGGCCAGGAGCGCCACCTCCGCCTGCTGCACGCCGCGCACGCCTTCCCCTGCAAGCACTGCCCCGCCGCCTTCTACAGCTCGCCCGGCCTCACCCGCCACATCAACAAGTGCCACCCGTCGGAGAACAGGCAGGTCATCCTGCTGCAGCTGCCCCTCCGCCCCGCCTGCTAG